In the Setaria italica strain Yugu1 chromosome VI, Setaria_italica_v2.0, whole genome shotgun sequence genome, one interval contains:
- the LOC101755317 gene encoding uncharacterized protein LOC101755317 — protein sequence MADSSVHPFLRIPPLIHTEDPGSPPPESILLDRYGYLSCRLNGTTADGFTADGKRIQVTFWAASPPRVSCFTVHCPDVKPSAFYKLPTVIYSEDDLVLLRIPILRQDDSLDAESCHYFVYQAGTENNRPSLKMLPIPLDFPFSYHELVLLRCRDQDMFYFALLHRIIDPENNGKRFDLHLYNSKTGTWNTEHQFVDSVNYVNYLYPNIAVTIGGEFGSVGWVDLWRGMLICDLLRDNHSIRYIPLPLPLVPKPLKGYQKYFRDIVVVGDCIKYFEMSYDVRPCSGLTSATQGLVAATKKMKISDIGSGNNWEEDCTFKFSDIPVDSPKFARMLMLPNLKQVKNTKLTLMRDCAGYPALSLHDADVVYIMHTPDPDEDKALVIALDMRKKTLKDVADFGSGRPLGYTFTYLQSGISKHLNIWSSSRYGRIAGETSRDGCLGPCKLEVLGVNAEPQPTAT from the exons ATGGCCGACTCGTCCGTCCATCCGTTCCTCAGGATCCCTCCGCTTATCCACACCGAGGATCCGGGTTCTCCTCCTCCTGAGTCGATCCTCCTCGACCGATACGGCTACCTCAGCTGTCGCCTCAACGGCACTACCGCCGATGGCTTCACGGCGGACGGCAAGAGAATCCAGGTCACCTTCTGGGCGGCCAGCCCGCCGCGGGTCTCCTGCTTCACTGTCCATTGCCCCGACGTGAAGCCCTCCGCGTTCTACAAGTTGCCCACGGTCATCTACTCGGAGGACGACCTCGTCCTGCTCCGCATCCCCATCCTCCGTCAGGACGACAGCCTCGACGCTGAGAGCTGCCACTACTTCGTCTACCAGGCCGGCACCGAGAACAACCGGCCGTCACTTAAGATGTTACCCATCCCGCTCGACTTCCCGTTCTCCTACCACGAGCTTGTGCTTTTGCGTTGCCGCGACCAAGATATGTTCTACTTCGCCCTGCTTCATAGGATCATCGATCCTGAGAACAACGGGAAGCGATTTGATCTCCACCTGTACAACTCTAAGACAGGTACATGGAACACTGAGCATCAGTTTGTTGATTCAgtgaattatgtgaattatttatatCCAAACATTGCGGTCACCATCGGAGGTGAGTTCGGTTCAGTGGGCTGGGTCGATCTCTGGCGGGGCATGCTTATCTGTGACCTTCTCCGGGACAACCATAGTATTCGCTATATTCCATTACCATTGCCACTGGTGCCCAAGCCGCTCAAGGGTTATCAGAAGTATTTCCGGgacattgttgttgttggagATTGCATCAAGTATTTCGAGATGAGCTACGACGTCAGACCATGCTCTGGACTCACCTCTGCAACTCAAGGTTTGGTGGCTGCAACTAAGAAAATGAAAATTTCAGATATTGGTTCTGGGAACAACTGGGAAGAGGACTGCACTTTCAAATTTTCTGACATCCCAGTGGACAGCCCCAAGTTTGCTCGAATGCTGATGCTGCCTAATCTGAAACAGGTTAAAAATACAAAGCTAACCTTGATGAGAGACTGTGCGGGTTACCCTGCTCTGAGCTTGCATGATGCTGATGTTGTTTACATCATGCACACACCTGATCCCGATGAGGACAAGGCATTGGTGATTGCACTTGATATGAGAAAAAAGACTCTAAAAGATGTGGCTGATTTTGGCTCTGGAAGGCCTCTGGGTTACACTTTCACCTACCTTCAAAGTGGGATCTCCAAGCATCTGAACATTTGGTCCTCCTCCAG ATATGGAAGGATTGCTGGTGAAACAAGTAGGGATGGATGTCTGGGGCCATGCAAGCTAGAAGTTCTAGGGGTGAACGCTGAACCGCAGCCAACCGCAACCTAA
- the LOC106804378 gene encoding uncharacterized protein LOC106804378, translated as MADAAPEARRPHTRAQNGIRKPKSYTDSTIRYDLSTISAEPHNLDEAMGDVNWKGAMDVEYMALVNKKTWHLVPLEQGRNIIDCKWVYKVKKKSNVSLDRYKARLVAKGFKHHYSIDYDDTFSRVVKAATIRLMLSLAVSYGWSLCQLDVQNAFFFMVSLKKKCS; from the coding sequence ATGGCGGATGCGGCTCCTGAAGCTAGACGTCCTCACACTCGAGCACAAAATGGTATTCGCAAGCCTAAATCATATACAGACAGTACGATCAGGTATGATCTGTCTACTATCTCTGCTGAACCTCACAATCTTGATGAGGCTATGGGGGATGTTAATTGGAAAGGAGCTATGGATGTTGAGTACATGGCACTTGTGAACAAGAAGACATGGCATCTAGTACCGCTAGAACAAGGGAGGAACATAATAGATTGCAAGTGGGTTTACAAGGTTAAGAAGAAGTCTAATGTCTCGCTTGATCGGTACAAGGCTCGTCTAGTTGCTAAAGGCTTCAAGCATCATTACAGTATTGATTATGATGATACTTTTAGCCGTGTTGTCAAAGCAGCTACCATTCGCCTTATGTTATCTCTTGCAGTCTCATATGGTTGGAGTCTTTGCCAACTAGATGTTCAGAATGCATTTTTCTTCATGGTGTCCTTGAAGAAGAAGTGTTCATGA